The proteins below are encoded in one region of Sphingobium yanoikuyae:
- a CDS encoding glycoside hydrolase family 28 protein: MEGPFDRRFLLKGAAGISMLAALPAFGRALPQGMVNVRDFGAKGDGSHIDSPAIDRAIAFAAERGGGTVYVPPGCYASYTIHLKSNITLWLDRGATLLAASVPLTGLASGGYDAAEPQDPAIAPYQDYGHNHWRNSLIHGEGLHDIAICGDGLIWGKGLSRGHPDTDRPAAELPGVGNKAIALKNCRNVALRDFSILEGGHFALLATGVDNLLIDNLTVDTNRDGFDIDCCRNVRVSNCALNTPYDDAIVPKSSYALGYPRATENVTITNCHVSGSYVVGTLLDGTFRPLARNRDTWLLGRIKCGTESNGGFKNITISNCVFDQCWGLALETVDGAVMEDVTISNIAMRGCHSPALFLRLGRRMRGPAGAAVGSMRRVLIDNITCQSGSMLPSIIAGVAGHPVEDVQINNIFIDQPGGGDAAMAAIDPPAKDEDYPDPDRFGPLPASGFFIRHARNLDLSHVEVRTRAADARPAFWLKHVEGFDGSYLKMPGGAGAFQLEHVTGFRSSAIRDLPDRRIDTVGMVRF, from the coding sequence ATGGAAGGACCGTTCGATCGCCGTTTCCTGCTGAAAGGTGCCGCCGGCATATCCATGCTGGCGGCACTGCCCGCTTTCGGCCGCGCCCTGCCGCAGGGCATGGTGAATGTCCGCGATTTCGGCGCGAAGGGCGATGGTAGCCATATCGACAGCCCCGCGATCGACCGGGCAATCGCCTTTGCCGCCGAGCGCGGCGGCGGCACCGTCTATGTCCCGCCCGGCTGCTATGCCAGCTATACCATTCACCTGAAGAGCAACATCACCCTGTGGCTGGACCGGGGCGCCACCCTGCTGGCCGCATCGGTGCCGCTGACGGGCCTCGCCAGCGGCGGCTATGACGCGGCCGAGCCGCAGGATCCGGCGATCGCCCCCTATCAGGATTATGGCCATAATCACTGGCGCAACAGCCTGATCCATGGCGAGGGGCTGCATGATATCGCGATCTGCGGCGACGGGCTGATCTGGGGCAAGGGGCTGAGCCGGGGGCATCCCGATACGGATCGGCCGGCCGCCGAACTGCCCGGCGTCGGTAACAAGGCGATCGCGCTCAAAAACTGCCGGAATGTCGCGCTGCGGGACTTTTCCATTCTGGAGGGCGGGCATTTCGCGCTGCTCGCCACCGGGGTCGACAATCTGCTGATCGACAACCTCACCGTCGACACCAACCGCGACGGCTTCGACATCGACTGCTGCCGCAATGTGCGGGTCAGCAACTGCGCGCTCAACACCCCCTATGACGACGCGATCGTGCCCAAGTCCAGCTATGCGCTGGGCTATCCGCGCGCGACCGAGAATGTGACCATCACCAACTGCCATGTCAGCGGATCCTATGTCGTCGGCACGCTGCTGGACGGGACATTCCGGCCGCTGGCGCGCAATCGCGACACCTGGCTGCTGGGCCGGATCAAGTGCGGCACCGAAAGCAATGGCGGGTTCAAGAATATCACGATCAGCAATTGCGTGTTCGACCAATGCTGGGGGCTGGCGCTGGAAACGGTGGACGGCGCGGTGATGGAGGATGTGACGATCAGCAACATCGCCATGCGCGGCTGTCACAGCCCGGCCCTGTTCCTGCGACTGGGCCGGCGGATGCGCGGGCCGGCCGGCGCGGCGGTGGGATCGATGCGGCGGGTGCTGATCGACAATATCACCTGCCAGAGCGGATCGATGCTGCCGTCGATCATCGCGGGGGTGGCCGGTCATCCGGTCGAGGACGTCCAGATCAACAATATCTTCATCGACCAGCCGGGCGGCGGCGACGCGGCGATGGCGGCGATCGATCCACCGGCCAAGGACGAGGATTATCCCGATCCCGATCGGTTCGGGCCGTTGCCGGCAAGCGGTTTCTTCATCCGTCATGCCCGCAATCTGGACCTGAGCCATGTCGAGGTGCGGACGCGGGCAGCGGACGCGCGTCCGGCCTTCTGGCTGAAACATGTCGAGGGGTTTGACGGATCCTATCTGAAGATGCCGGGCGGCGCGGGTGCCTTCCAGCTGGAGCATGTGACCGGCTTTCGCAGCAGCGCGATCCGCGACCTGCCGGACCGGCGGATCGACACGGTCGGCATGGTGCGTTTCTGA
- a CDS encoding glycoside hydrolase family 35 protein, which translates to MRSFIAALALGTMLATPALAQQAKPTANLSAPVKTFGRVSYDARSLMIDGKRMVIWSSEFHHFRLPSPDLWRDILQKMKASGFNSVAVYFDWGFHSPKKGVYDFSGIRDIDRLLTMAEEEGLYVITRAGPYVNAELSRGGFPGWLVNQRARARTDDPDYMAAADEWLTKVNAIIAKHQINNDPSRKYGVILHQIENELAMTTPAQRRYMDHLYAKARADGITVPLFHNDQGRNGYWAPESSKVEKVVHGPNDMYAFDGYPGGTCTVDGKPTRGSAAPDWGYYGPGGAKGGASASPDTPGFLAEFGGGWFDYWGSNGGYECNAIQRGKRFQRVFYGTNLANGIGIQSFYMGYGGTSWGWLPAPVVFSSYDYGSAISEPREIREKALEMKQLGGLIASVPDMAGMIPAGTPEISSPNIQVYHNKSPETDARFLMVTHKPSNGQTSDAFSFTADLPDGRYTVPMQLNGFDAKWLVAGVTLGGQRLVYSSSELQSAQQIDGNDLILLYGRAGEPGETVLRYASAPKVTVVEGQANSAFDAAKGDLKLDYNHQGRAVVRIEGGGRPPLTLILADEAEGARYWREQNMLVRGPALVRNAVAKGGSLALTGDTAAASPLEIWAPKAVRSVSWNGAKVTTKATAIGSIAAVQPLAGPADVALPALNDWRMAQGSPEAQPGFDDSRWQAIDNRSYASTTAKPDGQPNMLMDAYGFHDGDVWYRGRFTGSPDAKALSLYYGAGGSGLVQAWVDGKFLGEGETPGGLPRPITTGTARFALPAEAQAAGEHVISVMVRNNGHNWDLDSDDFHKEARGLISASLEGGPSGRSFAVPINWKIQGKQGGEDLPDVARGPANNGGLYGERMGWHLPGFNDAGWAKASVPATQATAGTSWYRTSFALNVPKGQDATIGLSFGDASKPRSPVRYRVLVFVNGWNMGQFIAHVGPQRTFPIPEGILNHRGQNHVALAVTSDGQPGDALETVRLVTLRNVKGGLPVQMVTAPNAPSDLKETK; encoded by the coding sequence ATGCGTAGCTTCATCGCCGCCCTCGCCCTTGGCACCATGCTGGCCACGCCTGCGCTCGCGCAGCAGGCCAAGCCGACCGCCAATCTCTCCGCGCCGGTCAAGACGTTCGGCCGCGTCTCCTATGATGCGCGATCGCTGATGATCGACGGCAAGCGGATGGTGATCTGGTCATCGGAATTCCATCATTTCCGCCTGCCCTCGCCCGATCTGTGGCGCGACATCCTCCAGAAGATGAAGGCCAGCGGCTTCAACAGCGTCGCCGTCTATTTCGACTGGGGTTTCCACAGCCCGAAAAAGGGCGTGTACGACTTTAGTGGTATCCGTGACATCGACCGGCTGCTGACCATGGCGGAGGAGGAAGGCCTCTATGTCATCACCCGCGCCGGTCCCTATGTGAATGCGGAATTGTCGCGCGGCGGCTTTCCCGGCTGGCTGGTCAACCAGCGCGCCCGCGCCCGCACCGATGATCCCGATTATATGGCGGCGGCCGACGAATGGCTGACGAAGGTCAATGCGATCATCGCCAAGCACCAGATCAACAATGACCCGAGCCGCAAATATGGCGTGATCCTGCACCAGATCGAGAATGAGCTGGCGATGACCACGCCGGCCCAGCGGCGCTACATGGATCATCTCTATGCCAAGGCACGGGCCGACGGCATCACCGTGCCGCTGTTCCACAACGACCAGGGTCGCAACGGCTATTGGGCGCCCGAAAGCAGCAAGGTCGAGAAGGTCGTCCATGGCCCGAACGACATGTATGCGTTCGATGGCTATCCCGGCGGCACCTGTACCGTGGACGGCAAGCCGACGCGCGGGTCGGCCGCGCCCGACTGGGGCTATTATGGTCCCGGCGGGGCCAAGGGCGGTGCGTCCGCCTCGCCCGACACGCCTGGATTCCTGGCCGAATTCGGTGGCGGCTGGTTCGACTATTGGGGATCGAACGGCGGCTATGAGTGCAACGCGATCCAGCGTGGCAAGCGGTTCCAGCGCGTCTTCTATGGCACGAACCTCGCCAATGGCATCGGCATCCAGAGCTTCTACATGGGCTATGGCGGCACCAGCTGGGGCTGGCTGCCCGCGCCGGTGGTGTTCAGCAGCTATGATTATGGCTCCGCCATTTCCGAGCCGCGCGAAATTCGCGAGAAGGCGCTGGAGATGAAGCAGCTGGGCGGCCTGATTGCCTCCGTCCCCGACATGGCCGGCATGATCCCGGCCGGGACGCCGGAGATCAGCTCGCCCAATATTCAGGTCTATCACAATAAGAGCCCGGAGACGGACGCGCGCTTCCTGATGGTGACGCACAAGCCGTCCAACGGGCAGACGAGCGACGCGTTCAGCTTCACCGCCGACCTGCCCGATGGCCGCTATACCGTGCCGATGCAGCTCAATGGCTTCGATGCCAAATGGCTGGTCGCGGGCGTGACGCTGGGCGGGCAGCGGCTGGTCTATTCCAGTTCCGAACTGCAATCGGCGCAGCAGATCGACGGCAACGACCTGATCCTGCTCTATGGCCGCGCCGGCGAGCCGGGCGAGACGGTGCTGCGCTATGCATCCGCACCCAAGGTGACGGTGGTTGAGGGGCAGGCGAACAGCGCGTTCGATGCCGCCAAGGGCGACCTGAAGCTGGATTACAATCATCAGGGCCGCGCCGTGGTGCGGATCGAGGGGGGCGGGCGTCCGCCGCTGACCCTGATCCTGGCCGACGAGGCAGAGGGTGCGCGTTACTGGCGCGAGCAGAACATGCTGGTGCGCGGGCCGGCGCTGGTGCGCAACGCTGTTGCCAAAGGCGGTTCGCTGGCGCTGACCGGCGATACGGCTGCGGCCAGCCCGCTCGAAATCTGGGCGCCAAAGGCGGTCCGCTCGGTCAGCTGGAACGGCGCGAAGGTGACGACGAAGGCGACAGCCATCGGCAGCATCGCCGCGGTCCAGCCGCTCGCCGGCCCGGCCGATGTCGCGCTGCCGGCGCTCAACGACTGGCGTATGGCGCAGGGTTCGCCCGAGGCACAGCCCGGTTTCGACGACAGCCGCTGGCAGGCGATCGACAACCGATCCTATGCCAGCACCACCGCCAAGCCCGATGGCCAGCCCAATATGCTGATGGACGCCTATGGCTTCCATGACGGCGATGTCTGGTATCGCGGCCGCTTCACCGGTTCACCCGATGCCAAGGCGCTGTCGCTTTATTATGGCGCGGGCGGTTCGGGGCTGGTGCAGGCCTGGGTCGACGGCAAGTTCCTGGGCGAAGGCGAGACGCCCGGCGGCCTGCCGCGGCCGATCACCACCGGCACGGCGCGCTTCGCCCTGCCGGCGGAGGCGCAGGCGGCGGGCGAGCATGTCATCTCCGTCATGGTCCGCAACAATGGCCATAATTGGGATCTGGACAGCGACGATTTCCACAAGGAAGCGCGCGGCCTCATCTCCGCATCGCTGGAAGGCGGCCCGAGCGGGCGCAGCTTCGCCGTGCCGATCAACTGGAAGATCCAGGGCAAGCAGGGCGGCGAGGATCTGCCCGATGTCGCCCGTGGTCCGGCGAACAATGGCGGCCTTTATGGCGAGCGGATGGGCTGGCACCTGCCCGGCTTCAACGACGCGGGCTGGGCCAAGGCCAGCGTGCCCGCGACCCAGGCGACGGCCGGGACCAGCTGGTATCGCACCAGCTTTGCCCTGAACGTCCCCAAGGGGCAGGACGCGACCATTGGCCTCAGCTTCGGCGACGCCAGCAAGCCGCGTTCGCCGGTCCGTTACCGTGTGCTGGTCTTCGTCAATGGCTGGAACATGGGGCAGTTCATCGCCCATGTCGGCCCGCAGCGGACCTTCCCCATTCCCGAAGGCATCCTGAACCACAGGGGCCAGAACCATGTCGCGCTGGCCGTCACATCCGACGGTCAGCCGGGCGATGCGCTCGAAACCGTGCGCCTCGTCACCCTGCGCAATGTGAAAGGCGGTCTGCCGGTGCAGATGGTGACCGCGCCAAACGCACCTTCAGACCTCAAGGAGACCAAGTAA
- a CDS encoding glycoside hydrolase family 88/105 protein, protein MAALTHDVPRQQVVESIDRLMDNLVNIKDETGEFLLHLEDGRIIDTKGWAGWEWTHGVGLFGMWRYFEQTGDQKALGIIKQWFEDRFAEGTPTKNINTMAPFITLAYLYEYEPDPRYIPYLDVWAEWLMAADGLPKTEEGGFQHIVYNDVNPGEMWDDTLMMSVLPLAKIGLLLNRPAYVEEAKRQFLVHIKYLYDTKTGLWFHGWDFNGRHNFAEALWARGNCWVTIAIPEIIEILDLKEGDFFRTFLIDTLAAQVKTLAETQDAETGLWHTLIVDPTSYLEASATAGFAYGILKAVRKGYLPRHYEEVGIKAVRGVLANIDETGELQQVSFGTAMGDTMQFYKDIALTSMPYGQSLAMCALGEFLRTYI, encoded by the coding sequence GTGGCCGCTCTCACCCATGATGTACCGCGCCAGCAGGTCGTCGAATCCATCGACCGGCTGATGGACAATCTCGTCAATATCAAGGACGAGACAGGCGAATTCCTGCTCCATCTGGAAGATGGCCGCATCATCGACACCAAGGGCTGGGCCGGGTGGGAATGGACCCACGGCGTCGGCCTGTTCGGCATGTGGCGCTATTTCGAGCAGACCGGCGACCAGAAGGCGCTGGGCATCATCAAGCAGTGGTTCGAGGATCGCTTCGCCGAAGGCACGCCGACCAAGAATATCAACACGATGGCCCCGTTCATTACGCTGGCCTATCTGTATGAATATGAGCCCGATCCGCGCTACATCCCCTATCTGGACGTGTGGGCCGAATGGCTGATGGCGGCCGATGGCTTGCCCAAGACCGAGGAAGGCGGGTTCCAGCACATCGTCTATAATGACGTGAATCCCGGCGAGATGTGGGACGACACGCTGATGATGTCGGTGCTGCCGCTGGCCAAGATCGGCCTGCTGCTGAACCGCCCGGCCTATGTCGAGGAAGCCAAGCGCCAGTTCCTGGTCCATATCAAATATCTCTATGATACGAAGACCGGCCTGTGGTTCCACGGCTGGGACTTCAACGGCCGCCACAATTTCGCCGAAGCGCTGTGGGCGCGCGGCAATTGCTGGGTGACGATCGCCATTCCCGAGATCATCGAAATCCTCGACCTGAAGGAAGGCGATTTCTTCCGCACCTTCCTGATCGACACGCTGGCCGCCCAGGTGAAGACGCTGGCCGAGACGCAGGACGCAGAGACCGGCCTGTGGCACACGCTGATCGTCGATCCGACCAGCTATCTGGAAGCATCGGCCACCGCCGGCTTTGCCTATGGTATCCTGAAGGCCGTGCGTAAGGGCTATCTGCCGCGCCATTATGAGGAAGTCGGCATCAAGGCTGTGCGCGGCGTGCTGGCGAACATCGACGAGACCGGCGAGTTGCAGCAGGTGAGCTTCGGCACGGCGATGGGCGACACGATGCAATTCTACAAGGACATCGCGCTCACCTCCATGCCCTATGGCCAGAGCCTGGCCATGTGCGCACTCGGCGAGTTCCTGCGCACCTATATCTGA
- a CDS encoding SGNH/GDSL hydrolase family protein — protein sequence MGKRMLLGAALLAMVAASPAQAQYWSRSWMAAPLVNRAPPEKHADLNDRTVRQVVRLSSGGQRIRIRLSNEMSVNPLLVGSVHVALAGENGAIVPGSDHVVTFNQAQGATIPARAPLLSDPIDLAVKPLTRISISIHLPQGAADATVHSYSAATTWTAPGDQTGAQVLTSPTVIGPRVVISAVEVDNAKRGTAIVTLGDSITDGVRATPDSNRRWPDLLAERLQKAGRKSVGVANAGISANRLLSEADGYNALARFDSDVLAVPGVTHVVILEGVNDLGGAARDKRPMLTPQTVIGAYRQMIARAHDRNIKVILATILPYKGAGYWSAEGDAVRVAVNDWIRTTKEADGFVDLARAVADPADPSRMAKPYDVGDALHPNDEGFRVMADAFDLRLFK from the coding sequence ATGGGCAAGAGGATGCTGTTGGGTGCGGCGCTGCTGGCGATGGTCGCCGCATCGCCGGCGCAGGCCCAATATTGGTCGCGCAGCTGGATGGCGGCGCCCTTGGTCAACCGCGCCCCGCCCGAAAAGCATGCCGATCTCAACGACCGCACCGTCCGCCAGGTGGTTCGCCTGTCGAGCGGCGGGCAGCGCATCCGCATCCGCCTGTCGAACGAGATGTCGGTCAATCCGCTGCTGGTGGGCAGCGTGCATGTCGCGCTGGCCGGTGAAAATGGCGCGATCGTGCCGGGCAGCGACCATGTCGTGACCTTCAACCAGGCGCAGGGCGCGACCATCCCCGCGCGTGCGCCATTGCTGAGCGATCCGATCGACCTGGCGGTCAAGCCGCTGACCCGGATCAGCATTTCCATCCATCTGCCGCAGGGCGCGGCGGATGCGACGGTGCATAGCTATTCGGCGGCGACGACCTGGACCGCGCCGGGCGACCAGACCGGTGCGCAGGTGCTGACCAGCCCGACCGTCATCGGGCCGCGCGTGGTGATTTCCGCGGTCGAGGTGGACAATGCCAAGCGCGGCACGGCGATCGTGACGCTGGGCGATTCCATCACCGATGGCGTGCGCGCCACCCCCGACAGCAACCGGCGCTGGCCCGACCTGCTGGCCGAGCGGCTGCAGAAAGCCGGGCGTAAAAGCGTCGGCGTCGCCAATGCCGGGATCAGCGCCAACCGGCTGCTGAGCGAGGCGGATGGCTATAATGCGCTGGCGCGGTTCGACAGCGATGTGCTGGCTGTGCCGGGCGTCACCCATGTCGTCATCCTGGAAGGGGTGAATGATCTGGGCGGGGCGGCGCGCGACAAGCGCCCGATGCTGACGCCGCAAACCGTGATCGGCGCCTATCGCCAGATGATCGCGCGGGCGCATGACCGCAATATCAAGGTCATTTTGGCGACCATCCTGCCCTATAAGGGCGCGGGCTATTGGAGCGCCGAGGGCGATGCGGTGCGTGTCGCCGTCAATGACTGGATCCGCACGACCAAGGAGGCCGACGGCTTCGTCGATCTGGCCAGGGCGGTGGCCGATCCGGCCGATCCGTCGCGCATGGCCAAGCCCTATGATGTCGGCGACGCGCTGCACCCCAATGACGAAGGCTTCCGCGTCATGGCCGATGCGTTCGACCTGAGGCTGTTCAAATGA
- a CDS encoding glycosyl hydrolase 115 family protein — translation MRWWLALLLLGATPAQAADWVRSVAQRGDFPLVAQGQAARIVTDPADDAVVGIAAEDLKQDIGRVTGATEGGAAQVWIGTLGHSEAIDRLVADKRIDVAKLKGAWESFLILPVERPAPGVARALLIIGSDRRGTAYGAYELSRAIGVSPWHWWADVTPLHRDALYVAKDARRFGPPSIKYRGIFLNDEDWGLVPWAAGKHAPDEKPLGPKTYAQVFALLLRLKANLLWPAMHKVTTPFNADPANAALADRYAIFMGSSHAEPMLRNNVGEWTAPAEDFDYLKNPDGVRRYWDERVRSNAGYESIWTLGMRGIHDSGMVGPKTVEERRATLERIFADQRAMLARAGAADAPQVFTPYKEVLDVYRAGLKVPDDVTLMWPDDNFGYIRHFPDAAERARKGGSGVYYHLSYLGAPLSYLWLSTTPPALIREEMGRAWDAGARQVWVANVGDLKPAELATDYFLSLAWAVDKVRAKPVDKFVEDWATENVDAAQAPAIAGILRDYHRLNFARRPEHLQWNLPVDKYRQSPLTIGEADERLAAFAAMETGLAKVEPAIPPERRDAFYELLAYPVRASAAANRRFFSAEAHDRLRDSDLVEATRRGRIAHEADSEIDRLTTYYNRELAGGKWRGIMAVEPADGQWRSYRQTPVILPPVDAPAPPAGPAKAQRAAPPLPLLTPDRFAGWTRVDGLGRHGAMLAPSGKSGSGRATIDLPPGEWTVLVDILPTYADRDGDALHLTVGIDGVTQQLESRRETGSRDWAMGVLDNRATMTLTQRLSGGRHVVTLERADPGVLIEAIRFVPATAEKAENGLH, via the coding sequence ATGCGCTGGTGGCTGGCGCTGCTGCTGCTCGGCGCGACGCCGGCGCAGGCGGCGGACTGGGTGCGGTCGGTGGCGCAGCGGGGAGATTTCCCGCTGGTGGCGCAGGGACAGGCGGCGCGGATCGTCACCGACCCGGCCGACGACGCCGTGGTAGGAATCGCCGCCGAGGATCTGAAGCAGGATATTGGCCGGGTCACCGGGGCCACGGAGGGCGGCGCGGCACAGGTCTGGATCGGCACGCTGGGGCATAGCGAAGCGATCGACCGGCTGGTGGCGGACAAGCGGATCGATGTCGCGAAGCTGAAGGGCGCGTGGGAGAGTTTCCTGATCCTGCCGGTCGAGCGGCCGGCACCCGGCGTGGCCCGCGCGCTGCTGATCATCGGCAGCGACCGGCGCGGCACCGCCTATGGCGCCTATGAACTGTCGCGCGCGATCGGCGTTTCACCCTGGCACTGGTGGGCGGACGTGACGCCGCTGCATCGCGACGCGCTCTATGTGGCGAAGGATGCCCGGCGGTTCGGGCCGCCTTCGATCAAATATCGCGGTATCTTCCTGAATGACGAGGATTGGGGGCTGGTGCCCTGGGCGGCGGGAAAGCATGCGCCGGACGAGAAGCCGCTGGGGCCGAAAACTTATGCACAGGTTTTCGCGCTGCTGCTGCGGCTGAAAGCCAATCTGCTGTGGCCGGCGATGCACAAGGTGACGACGCCGTTCAATGCCGACCCGGCCAATGCGGCGCTGGCCGATCGCTATGCCATCTTCATGGGGTCGAGCCATGCCGAGCCGATGCTGCGCAACAATGTCGGCGAATGGACCGCGCCGGCCGAGGATTTCGATTATCTCAAGAACCCCGACGGGGTGCGGCGCTATTGGGACGAGCGGGTGCGCAGCAATGCCGGTTATGAGAGCATCTGGACGCTGGGGATGCGCGGCATCCATGACAGCGGCATGGTGGGGCCCAAGACCGTCGAGGAACGGCGGGCCACGCTGGAGCGCATCTTTGCCGACCAGCGGGCGATGCTGGCCAGGGCGGGCGCGGCGGACGCGCCGCAGGTCTTCACCCCCTATAAGGAAGTGCTGGACGTCTATCGCGCGGGCCTCAAGGTGCCGGACGATGTGACGCTGATGTGGCCGGACGATAATTTCGGCTATATCCGCCACTTCCCCGATGCCGCCGAGCGGGCGCGCAAGGGCGGGTCGGGCGTCTATTATCATCTCTCCTATCTGGGCGCGCCACTCTCCTACCTATGGTTATCCACAACCCCGCCGGCGCTGATCCGCGAGGAAATGGGCCGCGCCTGGGATGCCGGCGCGCGCCAGGTCTGGGTCGCCAATGTCGGCGATTTGAAGCCGGCGGAGCTGGCCACCGACTATTTTCTGAGCCTTGCCTGGGCTGTGGATAAGGTGCGGGCAAAGCCTGTGGATAAGTTTGTGGAAGACTGGGCGACGGAGAATGTCGATGCCGCGCAGGCACCCGCCATTGCGGGGATTTTGCGCGATTATCATCGGCTGAATTTCGCCCGGCGGCCCGAGCATCTCCAGTGGAATCTGCCTGTGGATAAGTATCGGCAAAGCCCGCTGACGATCGGCGAAGCGGATGAACGGCTGGCGGCGTTCGCGGCGATGGAGACGGGGCTGGCAAAGGTCGAGCCGGCGATCCCGCCCGAGCGGCGCGACGCCTTCTATGAATTGCTGGCCTATCCGGTGCGGGCATCGGCGGCGGCAAACCGGCGCTTCTTTTCCGCCGAGGCGCATGACCGGCTGCGTGACAGCGACTTGGTCGAGGCAACGCGGCGCGGCAGGATCGCGCATGAAGCGGACAGCGAAATTGACAGGCTGACGACCTATTATAACCGCGAACTGGCGGGCGGAAAATGGCGCGGAATCATGGCGGTGGAGCCGGCAGACGGGCAATGGCGCAGCTATCGCCAGACGCCGGTGATCCTGCCGCCGGTCGATGCGCCGGCACCGCCGGCCGGGCCGGCCAAGGCCCAGCGGGCAGCCCCTCCCCTGCCGCTGCTGACGCCGGACCGATTCGCCGGATGGACGCGCGTGGACGGGCTGGGTCGTCATGGCGCGATGCTGGCGCCAAGTGGGAAGAGCGGATCGGGTCGCGCGACGATCGACCTGCCGCCGGGTGAGTGGACCGTGCTTGTGGATATCTTGCCGACCTATGCCGACCGGGATGGCGACGCGCTGCATCTGACCGTCGGCATCGATGGCGTGACGCAACAGTTGGAGAGTCGGCGCGAGACCGGCAGTCGCGACTGGGCGATGGGGGTGCTGGACAATCGGGCGACCATGACGTTAACGCAACGATTGAGCGGCGGGCGCCATGTCGTGACGCTGGAACGTGCCGATCCCGGCGTGCTGATCGAGGCAATCCGCTTCGTGCCCGCGACCGCAGAAAAGGCCGAGAACGGCTTGCATTAG
- a CDS encoding MFS transporter yields the protein MPETAPSTARPVHLQNYLAYGSNDVLGAGSMAVISGWVLIFYTQFCGLSAGQAATIFAVARILDAFASPMIGYISDHFGGTWLGRKFGRRRFFILAAIPLLPSFALMWLPGQGFWYYLVSYVLFELVYAMEIIPFETLAAEMSTDYRTKAKFAGSRILFGQASAILAGFLPLWLINALGRDSADTFFYMGIIFAALFMVTAGLLYLFSWERHLPGSAEAIGQHPVGAGGPGQALKALYRNLFSTMRIRAFRLHLGMYLGGYISQDIFNAAFTFFVIFALAGSTAIASGLLGTMYIVQFVAVIIAINLALRASPAKAYQVAAADFAVGCLTLIGLWFAGVPATSPWIWLPIILCGLGRGALNYIPWATYNYMADVDEIVTGQRREGSFAGVMTFVRKATQAAAVAGVGFIMQAGGFVSGAAEQSHGAILTMALLLGVGTVGCLGLGIWVSTKFRLSPATHDILMREIEHLRSGARTPTSPVAAEVVEDLSGWRYDQLWGRNPVAQ from the coding sequence TTGCCCGAGACTGCCCCATCCACCGCGCGTCCCGTCCACCTGCAAAATTACCTCGCCTATGGCTCCAACGACGTGCTGGGCGCGGGATCGATGGCGGTCATTTCCGGCTGGGTGCTGATCTTCTACACGCAATTCTGCGGCCTTAGCGCCGGGCAGGCGGCGACGATCTTTGCCGTGGCGCGCATCCTGGACGCCTTCGCCTCGCCGATGATCGGCTATATTTCCGACCATTTCGGCGGCACCTGGCTGGGCCGCAAGTTCGGCCGCCGCCGCTTCTTCATCCTGGCGGCGATCCCGCTGCTGCCCAGCTTCGCGCTGATGTGGCTGCCGGGTCAGGGCTTCTGGTATTATCTGGTCAGCTATGTGCTGTTCGAGCTGGTCTATGCGATGGAGATCATTCCGTTCGAGACGCTCGCCGCGGAAATGTCGACCGACTATCGCACCAAGGCGAAGTTCGCCGGGTCGCGCATCCTATTCGGCCAGGCATCGGCAATCCTGGCCGGCTTCCTGCCGCTGTGGCTGATCAACGCGCTGGGCCGCGACAGCGCCGACACCTTCTTCTACATGGGCATCATCTTTGCCGCCCTGTTCATGGTCACGGCGGGGCTGCTCTACCTGTTCAGCTGGGAACGGCATCTGCCCGGATCGGCCGAGGCGATCGGCCAGCATCCGGTCGGCGCGGGCGGGCCGGGACAGGCGTTGAAGGCGCTCTACCGCAACCTGTTTTCCACCATGCGCATCCGCGCCTTCCGCCTGCATCTGGGCATGTATCTGGGCGGCTATATCAGCCAGGACATCTTCAACGCGGCCTTCACCTTCTTCGTGATCTTCGCGCTGGCCGGATCGACGGCGATCGCATCGGGCCTGCTGGGCACCATGTATATCGTCCAGTTCGTGGCGGTGATCATCGCCATCAACCTGGCGCTGCGGGCGTCGCCGGCCAAGGCCTATCAGGTTGCCGCCGCCGACTTCGCGGTCGGCTGCCTGACGCTGATCGGCCTGTGGTTTGCCGGTGTGCCGGCGACCAGCCCGTGGATCTGGCTGCCGATCATCCTGTGCGGCCTGGGCCGCGGCGCGCTCAACTATATTCCCTGGGCGACCTATAATTATATGGCCGATGTCGACGAGATCGTGACCGGACAGCGGCGCGAGGGCAGCTTTGCCGGGGTCATGACCTTCGTGCGCAAGGCGACGCAGGCGGCGGCTGTCGCCGGCGTGGGCTTCATCATGCAGGCCGGCGGCTTCGTGTCGGGCGCGGCGGAACAGAGCCATGGCGCGATCCTGACCATGGCGCTGCTGCTGGGCGTCGGCACGGTCGGCTGCCTGGGGCTGGGCATCTGGGTGTCGACCAAATTCCGCCTGAGCCCGGCGACGCACGACATATTGATGCGCGAGATCGAGCATCTGCGCAGCGGCGCGCGCACGCCGACGTCGCCGGTCGCGGCCGAGGTGGTCGAGGATCTGTCGGGCTGGCGCTATGACCAGCTGTGGGGCCGCAACCCGGTCGCGCAATAA